CCGTATCCTGGTCCTGGTGGTGGCTGCAGAGAGCGTTTGGGGAGATGAGAAGTCTGGCTTCACATGCAACACCCAGCAGCCTGGCTGCAACAGCGTCTGCTATGACCAGTTCTTCCCCATCTCGCACATCCGCCTGTGGGCGCTCCAGCTCATCCTGGTCTCCACCCCCGCTCTGTTGGTGGCCATGCATGTGGCCCACAGACGCCATATCGACAAAAAGATCCTGAGGAAGACGGGCCGCAGCAGCCCAAAGGAGCTGGAACGTATCAAGAACCAGAAGTTTCAGATCTCTGGAGCTCTGTGGTGGACATACATGCTCAGCATCATCTTCAGAATCCTCTTTGAGGTGGCTTTTCTCTACATTTTCTACTTGATCTATCCTGGCTTTAGGATGGTACGTTTGGTAAAGTGTGACTCGTACCCATGCCCCAACACGGTGGACTGTTTTGTCTCCAGACCGACAGAAAAGACCATCTTCACTGTGTTCATGCTGGCCGTGTCTGGGCTGTGTGTGCTGCTCAACCTTGCTGAGGTACTTTACCTCATCGGCAGGGCTTGTCAACGGTGCATACGAGGCCCCGGGGAAGAGTCCAAAGGAGCTTGGATAAGTCAAAGATTATCTTCTTATAAGCAAAATGAAATCAATCAGCTGATCGCAGACCATTCTCTCAAATCTAAGTTATCCGTGACCAAAAAGAGCCCAATTGAGAAAGATGAGAGGTGTTCTGCTTTCTGAGACTCCCTGATACCTTTAAACTAATCCACAGTAACCCCATTCATGGAGCATGTTGCTCTGCATTACTGGCACAGAATCTGTATATTTTGGTCGTTGTcagtgtacatacagtatacatgaTTTATTCCATCGCTCATTGATTCATCAGTTTTTGCTTTGATATTGATTTTACTGACACAAGTATAGTCGCTGTTGAAATGTGTCTAAACTATTTGGAGCCATTagtgaaagtaaaatgtgtgtgtttgttttagccCACTTACTGCAAATCGGGTGTAGTTTGTTGTCAACAATTTGCCATATcttattttggtgttttttgttGGTATGCAGTAAGCAACCTGCCGAAGTGCAAAGTATCTTcagcaaattaaaaaatgtgtgtgtgcatcaacACTTCATTAGTTTAAGTCAAAGTTGCTTGGTAATGCTGTTTAAAATATGGATTTGTTTCAATAGCAAATccatattttaagaaaaacaccagTTGCTGCCACACAGTTAGAGATATATGATGTATTAAAATCATCACGGGCAAAGTGTCccttttttaaggtttttctgTTTGGGAAACAGCGTGAGTACTGGATCTCAGCACCTGAATGCAGACCCAAAAACCTTACAAACATAATTATTCACTCTGGattatttcaaaaacaatattggGGTCTGTAGGTGTACAGATTACAGTCAACATTAATATGCTGGataaaaataaactctttatttttatcaaacatGTTAATATGAACCATATTCAATTGTAGCCTGAGTAAAAGCTTATAGAGTAAAGTTCATTAAATGTTCCCTTTATAGCAGCTTAAGTTTGCCTTTAAGAGAGGTTTGAAATCATTTCTATACATGAACAACTGTTTTGGAAATTATagtgaatacaaaataaacataataatttgaaaacaattttccacaaacacatatCTGCTACTGACCTATTATTAATTTATAATGCAGTAGTCAAGAGTGGTGCACAGTGCAAACTGTATTTCAATAAACCTTGAAAAATCCTAgtactgtaaatatgtgtttgtgtatctatGTGTTTAATTGTAAATACTGCTGCATACTAACCTtattgtagttgtttttttgttttgtttcagaacAATGTTTAAGGTTCGCCTACTTGATTTCCCTAATTTCCCcgttattataatatttataactCCTAAATATTCACTGGTATCTGTACATACAACAAATGTATTGTAAAGTTATACCGGTGTAGCGCTCACAACAATTCTGATTCACCAGTTATGCTTACATGTAAATAAGAATTTACTCCCTGGTAAACAATCTGGTTAATATATTATGTGGGTTGAA
The DNA window shown above is from Eleginops maclovinus isolate JMC-PN-2008 ecotype Puerto Natales chromosome 23, JC_Emac_rtc_rv5, whole genome shotgun sequence and carries:
- the gjb1b gene encoding connexin 31.7 isoform X1 — translated: MYPTDGGGMETSIMVAVQRLDQGDTACMSLLDIKELTPEMAVLPLQAVQVSLANVTPLNGWDWSEEAVGWFREMVHNRTLYARLYPQGPKVTVELFLEKGKLGAMRRGASLSLRLALKGHANHSKLKDVRLMKRNLESKMNWGAFYAVISGVNRHSTGIGRVWLSVIFIFRILVLVVAAESVWGDEKSGFTCNTQQPGCNSVCYDQFFPISHIRLWALQLILVSTPALLVAMHVAHRRHIDKKILRKTGRSSPKELERIKNQKFQISGALWWTYMLSIIFRILFEVAFLYIFYLIYPGFRMVRLVKCDSYPCPNTVDCFVSRPTEKTIFTVFMLAVSGLCVLLNLAEVLYLIGRACQRCIRGPGEESKGAWISQRLSSYKQNEINQLIADHSLKSKLSVTKKSPIEKDERCSAF
- the gjb1b gene encoding connexin 31.7 isoform X2, producing the protein MNWGAFYAVISGVNRHSTGIGRVWLSVIFIFRILVLVVAAESVWGDEKSGFTCNTQQPGCNSVCYDQFFPISHIRLWALQLILVSTPALLVAMHVAHRRHIDKKILRKTGRSSPKELERIKNQKFQISGALWWTYMLSIIFRILFEVAFLYIFYLIYPGFRMVRLVKCDSYPCPNTVDCFVSRPTEKTIFTVFMLAVSGLCVLLNLAEVLYLIGRACQRCIRGPGEESKGAWISQRLSSYKQNEINQLIADHSLKSKLSVTKKSPIEKDERCSAF